TATTGACTTCCTTTCCAAAATCTTTGTCGTCCTCTTAAGGATTTTAATTTGCTGTTTTAGTTAATGGCTTACTGCTATAGGGATTCAATTCCCAAGCATTagtttttgcttttgtttttcttttcttcttataatagaaaaaactaaaaaaggcaAAATTAATTGAGTTGGGAATGGATCTTTTGCAATAATTTTATCACTATATGGAATCATATTGCTTCactataatataattttcttttaaagatattaaaataacaatcaaCTAATGTGTAGTTAATGTAGAATTAGACTGTCTTTTAAACAAGTTATTGGTTTTAAATCTTATAGATATAAAAACATGATTGAAAAGAGTCATTTTACTAAAATCAACCAACTAGATtcgattaaaattaaatatagacaAAACTAACAAGTATTATGTACCAATAACatgctaaaaataatattaataatgaacAAAGGCTTATGACAATGATTGTctctacttttttaaaaaaatattgagggGACTCGTCCCAATCAAGGTTGACTTGTTTAATTGTCAAAATTAGATGAGTTGACTTTTACcatattaagaatttaattacagAAAAACCTCTATTCATTATATAATGGACTAATGATAGTAAAATATGTCATGTAattaaggaaataaataaattatatatatcgaggattaaatactaaaaacattattttgaaatcaaacaaaaaaaataatagaaacacTTGGATGAAAGAGGAATAACTGTGTGAAGCGAAGGGTGGAATAgaacttttacaaaaaaaaaaagtgggaggTTAGAAGATTAAAAAGGGTGTGAGAAAATCTTTACCCTACGAAGATAGCTTTCATTAGAATCACTTTTGGGCTTTTTTCACGCATCAGAAAGAAATCAGTTTTAGGCTTTGACATTGAAAATGTGATCCAGTTAGTGAAGTGGGAAAAAATTGAtcgataaaattttaaaaaataataattaaatattaaaaaaataatcaagttCAAGCTGAGTCCCATTCTATTGTCTCAAACTCGTCAGACACATGGAGGAATGTTGTCCCCTTCGTCTTTCTCCATCTTtgattcatccttttcattcatCATCAAAGGGAAGGGGAAGTTGCATTACGTATCAGTGgaccaacaaaaagaaaacgtTATTTATATGTTTTCTAGTAGAATTTCATCAAAAGTTAGGGGAAGGTTAAATTAGAaagtagactttttttttttgtacatctcatttttataattatggaAGAATTATCAAATATATGGTGTAAATTTATGATGACCCTGGCCGATTTTTTTTCCCCAATGAACTTCATGAAATTGTACATCCCAGATTCCCAGTCTTGATGTTGAACAAATCTTCAAATATAAATCACTTTAATCCTACTTTTAATTGAaagcaattttaaaaaattaattatttttattcgtaGGAATCAAAGATGATATCAAATGATTTATAACATTCACGCACCATGTTGAAGCAACCGAACTAGATCCCAGTTTACAAATACATATCAAAAGctcaactattttattttttttaaagttcgcAAAATGGGTTCTGGAAGCAACGTCCGAAAGAACTGCACGTTGTTTTTGCAAATACTTGTGGTATCTATTCTATGGGCTGTCTCCTCCAAATACAAGTTGCCATACTATTAGAAGCGCAAAATATGCGTCATTTTTAGATGTATAACCCTTAAAAGTTAAATAGATGATGAGAATAGGGCCTAAACGGAACTACTATTTCCACTACCAATAGTGTTATTTGCAGTACCAAACTAGAAAAAATTTCTCTTTTGCCCACTCACCAAATCCCCACATCACCTCTCCTTCCCCTCAGATCCAGCACCACACCATCGCCACATAACCCACCCTCGCAAACCACCCCACGTGCAACCCACCCTCATGCGACGACCCAACCCTTCGCACACCTAAACCCAACGACCCCAAGATCTATTTGCATCTATAGGGGAAGGGGAAGgaaaggagaaggagaaggagaggAGAAGGGTGTACAACAAAAGTACACTTttgttaagtaaaaaagaagaagaaacaacagAAATATGATTCCGTTGTTGTGCATTACAACAACGGAATCGTATTTCTATTGCGCACACGTGAGTGAAAAAATTAACACAACgcaaatatgattttgttgtacATTGTACAACGAaatcattctttccttgttttcTTTGCACCAATAATAATGGAAACATGTACAATGAAATCATGCTTccattgtgttttgtttttccaGCCCCACTTATGCAACAAAAACACCTGTCTGTAGTGTTTCCATCCAAGGAACAATTTGGAAATATAGCTAAAAGACATCCCCGCGGGTAGTGCCAATAACAATACCCTTCACAAATTGATAGTATAATGATTTTTACAAGGAAGAACTATTTTCctatataaaatgaattgacCAAAGGGAAtactaaaaaagaataaattgtaaaggaattttattaaacaaaatttaccGTACGTGTTGACAGCATTTGCAAGGAAATTACCATAAAAAGGGGCTAGCTCCTagcaaaaatatttcattttctacATCTTTTATCCATTGACAAACATGGTTGCAAGTCTTTATTGCCAAGGCCTGCATACAAtcattgtgaaaaaaaaataaaaaattgagaactAAACCAACCGGAATGgcacaaaaatataaatgcaaTTTGTAATATTTGCAGACTAAGTAAATTTGGTCCTTTCACAAGAAAAACCACCTACGCCATGATTTCAATGTAGGGATTTCACAACCTTGAAACATTGTATTAGTCAAACTAGACATAACAGGTAAACATCTTTCTCTTAATCATTAGTTACATAAGATGAGTAgttcattgatgaaaaagaaaggatGGCCACTAAATGTCATTTACACTTTAAAGCTAAGCATGGATTAAAATATGAATGATATTGCTTAGCATATTCTTCGTGAGAATTTGAGGAGCTGGTTTTCAATGAATGCTCAAATGAAACATACTATTCAAGCACAAAAACATGAAGAGATAAAAACATATGAACCACCTGATGCCTTCCCGCCCTCACCAATTTGACAGTCACCCCTAAAAATAGCAAACGAAGTGTCCGTTGcaaaattatattcaaatatGCAATCTGTCAAACACATTAAAAGAATATAGGTGCTATCTAATTAACCAGAAAGAGAAACAACCACAATACCCGTTCTCAACAAAAGGAAATGATTGCTTGCAAATTTGCTGAAAACCTTGCAAGCCTGTGTTCATCTCCATACCTAGAAGGAAGCAaacagtgtaaaaaaaataacagaacaagaagTTTAAGTGTATAACATCAATTTCACACTTGATATGGATATCATTAGTCAATTTGGTCCTTAGCATTTATGAAATAGCAAATTCAATCCCTGGAGTGGACAACCATCAATCAATTTGATCTGTGAAATTGACACCACAATTAATCTGGATACTGAAATTGGCACCATAATCAATCAATGCAATCCCTAAATTTGACAACCAACAATTAATTTGGTCCCTAatgtaaaaaatcaaattgacttATCCACACCAATGCAAGAATTATTAAGTGGTCCAATACCATCATGGTTcctactaatttccacacagGTATTATCAATGGCAGATGGCAGAAGGCAAAAATTCTGCCATATAAACAAACCATTGTGGCCTATGGCGCTGTGCTTCCCTTAAAAAATTGCCTATAGCAGATAGCAAAAAACAAGCCACGCCATTCCACCATGGCAGTAGGCACCGCCATTTAACATCATTGTCTCCACATGACACATCATATAGTGTTATTAAATCTTTGTcgtaaattaaaaaacttgaaTAAATGCCACATGAAAATTGGCTGGGAGCATGGGCAGGTGGTATTTCAGGACTACCTAAAATTTTTCCACCAATGTGAGACTAAACTGACTAATAGTCGtcaaaataaatgactaaatctATTGACAATTAACAAAATCAATTACTAAATTGATTTTTGGTAATGTCAAACGGTCAAATTGATTAGTGCATGTTTGGTCTCACGTTGCGGAATTGATTATGAGTTCAGAATTCATTTTAGGTAGTTTCTCGCATGTTTGGTTTCACGTTAGAGAAGAGATCAAAATTGATTATGAGTCCAAAATTGATTCTAAATCAAAACAACTTTAAGTAGCTTTTGCGTTgaatcaaaaaatttatattaaattttacttcaaaatcaattataacCAAAATCatccaaagaaaaatgaaattacttcaaaatcaattctaccTAAAATCTgttttacaaaatcaattttattcagaATTAATTTTGCCAATGCTCatccaaatacaaacttaaGGTCAGAACCTCATTGACTAGTGGTActaaattaaagttttacttGGAAAATTCAACAATACAAAAAGAGGCGCGGACAAAGGTAAAGAAACACTAACCTAGAATATATAGGTTTGTTGGAATGACTAAGAATGAAGAAATGCTTCTTCCTTTTCCTCCACGATAGGGAAGCATCATCCTACACTTCATTCATTAACCAAACAGAAATACAACACGACATTTACAATTACAGGTATCCATTTTCACAGAGCGAGTGCAATGCACGTACCTCGTTGAAGTGGCGTTTGTCGGGAATCCTAGTAGTGTGGGAATCAGAAATTGAGATTCTATCGATTTCAATTCTCATGTCATCCTCTTGTTCTATTTCGAACTGGGAGCCACTGGTGGCGCTGGTACTGCCTCTTCCTTCGCCGGCATAGCCGCTGCTATCGGGGCTGGATGGTTCGATGGAAGCCCTAATCTCTCCCTCTGACTCTGATTCTCTTTCGGAGTCAGTCATtgtagagagaaaaagagagggagagaaagagaagggttTGGGGTTTATGAAGAAATGCATGTTGTTGTTGTCTCGACTCTGATCGCGCCATGAGCTGCCATTTGCGGGCCAGTCTATTATTTTCTCTCAGACCTTACCTTTTTTGCTGGGCACCCAGCACCGGTGCTCAAATGGCAAAATTGTCTGTACAGCACAATTCCTTCTCCTCCTATGCCGTTCTTCGTCTTCGTCTTCCTCCTCCGCTTCCTCTGTTGGTGCTTGTTGCTTGTTCATGTTCCTCTATTGGTGCTTGTTCCTCTTCCTCTGTCACCATTGGTGCTTGTTCCTCTTCGTCTTCCGCTGTGCACCTCTTCGTTTACGTCAGGAGTCCATTGATGATTAGGAGCTGAGGAAAGCTTGAATCCAATTCCCACCGTGATGAATAAAAGTACAATTAAAATTCCTGGAGAGTTATACATTTGTGTGTTGATAAACCATGAATGAATAGATCCCGTGCCATAAATCATGAACCAGAATTTATTCTTCCTCTCCAACAAATGGAATTTTTCTGAAAAAATTCCTTAGGAATTGTTGatccatatgttttttttttttctgaataacttttttttcaatttttctttatctaaatttgtttttattttggaaattttttatttattaattattattttaattttttcatagtGTAATGTTGTTTTGTAATGttagtaaaattttataatatttttatttatatgttaagaattgattttatttataaaaaatatattatttattactaagtgttaaaattaagattagattggtgaaacaattaattttcaatattattatattatatttgtctcacttaaaaaaaattgaaacaaatatttaaaagatattgaattttttacttataaaagaaatattgaaatcataattaaaaataatttaaatttttttagttacaaTAGATATTTAAatggaaaattttaataattaaaatttgttataaaaatattgaaacataatttttaattgtataataaatttgttagttgtaaaaattatgaaatcaaaatttaaaatttaaaatatgataagatttttagtttaaaatattgattgaattcaaatttaaaaatatatttgatttagtagttataaaaaatattgaaacgaaaatttaaaatatgataaaatattagtttaagataatgattgaaatcaattttaaaaatatatttgatttagtaattataaaaaatattaaatcaaaaattaaaatttaaaatatgataagattattagtttaagataataattgaaatcaaatttaaaagtatattaaatttgttagttacaAGAGATATGGGAAGTAaagtttaaaatatgataagatcgttagtttaagataaggattgaaattaaatttaaaaatatatttgattttataattataaaaaatattgaaaccaaaatttaaaatttaaaatataataagattgttggtttaagataatgattgaaatcaaatttaaaaatatattaaatttgttagttataaTAGATatggaaaccaaaatttaaaatataataagattgttagtttaagataatgattgaaattaaatttaaaaatatatttgattttatagttataaaaaatattgaaactaaaatt
The nucleotide sequence above comes from Glycine soja cultivar W05 chromosome 11, ASM419377v2, whole genome shotgun sequence. Encoded proteins:
- the LOC114375076 gene encoding vacuolar fusion protein MON1 homolog, giving the protein MHFFINPKPFSFSPSLFLSTMTDSERESESEGEIRASIEPSSPDSSGYAGEGRGSTSATSGSQFEIEQEDDMRIEIDRISISDSHTTRIPDKRHFNEDDASLSWRKRKKHFFILSHSNKPIYSRYGDEHRLARFSANLQAIISFC